The Musa acuminata AAA Group cultivar baxijiao chromosome BXJ2-2, Cavendish_Baxijiao_AAA, whole genome shotgun sequence genome has a segment encoding these proteins:
- the LOC135605804 gene encoding zinc finger A20 and AN1 domain-containing stress-associated protein 9-like: MAQESWKETEQTECETPESPILCSNNCGFFGSAMTNNLCSKCYKDLVMKQNSILTTPPAEAEKTTCIPSSSVKIEPTVISSDEVDGPCDMKVVKDQVEDLCNKRPANRCFRCRKKVGLAGFKCRCENTLCSAHRHPEAHECSFDYKAAGRKAIAKENPVVKAEKINKI, translated from the coding sequence ATGGCTCAGGAGAGTTGGAAGGAGACTGAGCAGACCGAGTGTGAGACACCCGAAAGCCCAATTTTATGCTCTAATAACTGTGGCTTTTTCGGGAGTGCCATGACCAATAACCTGTGCTCTAAATGCTATAAAGACCTTGTCATGAAACAGAATTCCATCCTGACGACTCCTCCTGCTGAGGCGGAGAAGACAACTTGTATTCCATCTTCTTCGGTGAAAATTGAACCTACTGTTATCAGCTCGGATGAAGTTGATGGACCATGCGACATGAAAGTTGTTAAGGATCAAGTGGAGGACTTATGCAACAAGCGGCCTGCTAACCGCTGTTTCCGATGCCGGAAAAAAGTAGGATTAGCAGGGTTTAAATGCCGATGCGAGAACACCTTGTGTTCGGCTCACCGGCACCCCGAGGCTCATGAATGCTCATTTGACTACAAGGCTGCTGGCCGGAAGGCAATAGCCAAAGAGAACCCTGTTGTGAAGGCAGAAAAGATCAACAAGATCTAA
- the LOC135605806 gene encoding uncharacterized protein LOC135605806 isoform X1: MEACCLCSSSSSPKPHLSFNISPNSSPFSARRHPLLVSFHPIPLKGLILSPSSRSSLQISPPFAVAEALEQAAETSASPRGASSSKVDKSGRFCSPRAARELALMAMFRMIAYAACLEGSDPVRLFDKRVNAKREPGYVFDKAILLQYDHMSFGGAPVEVGTEEEAEGLMLQNDKDSANEAEVLSAPPKLVYNKFVLRLTRNILVAVVDRWNDHVRLIAKVIPQNWKDEPAARILELCILHLAMAEITSIGTRHQIVINEAVDLAKRFCDGCAPRVINGCLRTFVKEYNTVDTVRPSEAPTA, encoded by the exons ATGGAGGCATGCTGtctctgctcctcctcctcttctccaaaGCCCCATCTTTCTTTCAATATCTCCCCcaattcttctcctttttctgctCGTAGGCATCCTCTGCTCGTAAGCTTCCATCCGATACCCCTAAAAGGCCTCATCTTGTCGCCGTCCTCTCGGAGTTCCCTGCAAATTTCGCCACCCTTTGCGGTTGCCGAAGCCTTGGAACAAGCGGCGGAGACGTCGGCGTCCCCCAGAGGCGCGTCCTCGTCTAAGGTCGATAAAAGCGGGAGGTTCTGTAGCCCTAGAGCCGCTCGCGAGCTCGCTCT AATGGCGATGTTTAGGATGATCGCTTATGCTGCTTGTTTAGAGGGGTCTGATCCGGTTCGGCTCTTCGACAAGAGAGTCAATGCAAAAAGAG AGCCTGGATATGTTTTCGACAAGGCCATCCTGTTACAGTATGATCACATGAGCTTTGGTGGGGCTCCTGTTGAGGTAGGAACAGAAGAAGAGGCAGAGGGGCTGATGCTTCAAAATGATAAGGATTCAGCTAATG AAGCAGAGGTTCTATCAGCTCCTCCAAAGCTGGTCTACAACAAATTTGTTTTGCG CCTGACGAGGAATATACTGGTAGCTGTGGTTGATCGGTGGAATGATCATGTTCGTCTAATCGCCAAAGTAATTCCCCAAAATTGGAAG GATGAGCCTGCAGCAAGAATCTTGGAACTCTGCATTCTTCACCTTGCCATGGCAGAGATAACATCAATAGGAACAAGACACCAAATCGTCATCAATGAG GCTGTTGATCTCGCCAAGCGGTTCTGCGATGGTTGCGCCCCACGGGTAATCAATGGATGCCTTCGAACTTTTGTGAAAGAGTATAACACAGTCGATACTGTTCGGCCCTCAGAAGCACCAACAGCCTGA
- the LOC135605806 gene encoding uncharacterized protein LOC135605806 isoform X2 encodes MEACCLCSSSSSPKPHLSFNISPNSSPFSARRHPLLVSFHPIPLKGLILSPSSRSSLQISPPFAVAEALEQAAETSASPRGASSSKVDKSGRFCSPRAARELALMIAYAACLEGSDPVRLFDKRVNAKREPGYVFDKAILLQYDHMSFGGAPVEVGTEEEAEGLMLQNDKDSANEAEVLSAPPKLVYNKFVLRLTRNILVAVVDRWNDHVRLIAKVIPQNWKDEPAARILELCILHLAMAEITSIGTRHQIVINEAVDLAKRFCDGCAPRVINGCLRTFVKEYNTVDTVRPSEAPTA; translated from the exons ATGGAGGCATGCTGtctctgctcctcctcctcttctccaaaGCCCCATCTTTCTTTCAATATCTCCCCcaattcttctcctttttctgctCGTAGGCATCCTCTGCTCGTAAGCTTCCATCCGATACCCCTAAAAGGCCTCATCTTGTCGCCGTCCTCTCGGAGTTCCCTGCAAATTTCGCCACCCTTTGCGGTTGCCGAAGCCTTGGAACAAGCGGCGGAGACGTCGGCGTCCCCCAGAGGCGCGTCCTCGTCTAAGGTCGATAAAAGCGGGAGGTTCTGTAGCCCTAGAGCCGCTCGCGAGCTCGCTCT GATGATCGCTTATGCTGCTTGTTTAGAGGGGTCTGATCCGGTTCGGCTCTTCGACAAGAGAGTCAATGCAAAAAGAG AGCCTGGATATGTTTTCGACAAGGCCATCCTGTTACAGTATGATCACATGAGCTTTGGTGGGGCTCCTGTTGAGGTAGGAACAGAAGAAGAGGCAGAGGGGCTGATGCTTCAAAATGATAAGGATTCAGCTAATG AAGCAGAGGTTCTATCAGCTCCTCCAAAGCTGGTCTACAACAAATTTGTTTTGCG CCTGACGAGGAATATACTGGTAGCTGTGGTTGATCGGTGGAATGATCATGTTCGTCTAATCGCCAAAGTAATTCCCCAAAATTGGAAG GATGAGCCTGCAGCAAGAATCTTGGAACTCTGCATTCTTCACCTTGCCATGGCAGAGATAACATCAATAGGAACAAGACACCAAATCGTCATCAATGAG GCTGTTGATCTCGCCAAGCGGTTCTGCGATGGTTGCGCCCCACGGGTAATCAATGGATGCCTTCGAACTTTTGTGAAAGAGTATAACACAGTCGATACTGTTCGGCCCTCAGAAGCACCAACAGCCTGA
- the LOC135605807 gene encoding glucan endo-1,3-beta-glucosidase 8-like: MAGSRFLVVSVLVVGLCSALAQGLGVNWGTMASHPLPPKIVVQLLKDNGIDKVKIFDADSSTMKALAGSDIEVMVAIPNNMLRTMTDYGAARDWVKTNVTRYHFEGGVNIKYVAVGNEPFLSSYNGSFLNVTFPALKNIQNALNDAGVGGSIKATVPLNADVYNSPESNPVPSAGRFRTDISDLMTEIVQFLNQSGAPFTVNIYPFLSLYGNPNFPVEFAFFDGGSDPVVDNGIQYTNVFDANFDTLVSALKGVGLGDLPIIVGEVGWPTDGDKNAKASYAQRFYDGLLKRLAANHGTPLRPNQYIEVYLFSFIDEDAKSIEPGNFERHWGVLKYDGQPKYNMDLSGQGQAKTLVPAKDVEYLPKKWCVFDPNGGGNVSTLGDQITFACTWSDCTALGYGSTCNGLDGNGNASFAFNMYYQVQNHQELSCNFQGLATETTQDPSTAGCNFTIQIATSVADAPMKPLLVVFMMYAYVMALLLL; the protein is encoded by the exons ATGGCGGGGAGCCGATTCTTGGTGGTCTCGGTGCTTGTCGTGGGGCTATGCTCTGCTTTGGCCCAGGGCCTCGGGGTGAACTGGGGCACCATGGCGTCGCACCCGCTGCCGCCAAAGATCGTGGTTCAGCTCCTCAAGGACAACGGGATCGACAAGGTCAAGATCTTCGATGCCGACTCCTCCACCATGAAGGCCCTCGCCGGGTCTGACATCGAGGTCATGGTGGCCATTCCGAACAACATGCTCCGCACCATGACCGACTACGGCGCCGCCCGGGACTGGGTGAAGACGAACGTCACCCGCTACCACTTCGAGGGAGGCGTCAACATCAA ATATGTAGCAGTCGGAAACGAGCCGTTCCTGTCATCCTACAATGGTTCGTTCTTGAACGTGACCTTCCCGGCCCTAAAGAACATTCAGAACGCCCTCAATGATGCAGGGGTCGGTGGCAGCATTAAGGCCACCGTTCCCCTCAACGCCGACGTCTACAACTCGCCCGAAAGCAACCCGGTTCCCTCAGCCGGAAGATTCAGGACCGACATCAGCGATCTCATGACCGAGATCGTCCAGTTCCTGAACCAGAGCGGTGCGCCCTTCACCGTCAACATCTACCCTTTCTTGAGCCTCTACGGGAACCCCAATTTCCCAGTCGAGTTCGCCTTCTTCGACGGCGGGAGCGACCCCGTCGTGGACAACGGGATTCAGTACACGAACGTGTTCGACGCCAACTTCGACACCCTGGTCTCAGCTCTCAAAGGAGTCGGCTTGGGAGATCTGCCGATCATCGTCGGCGAGGTGGGCTGGCCTACCGACGGCGACAAGAACGCCAAGGCGTCCTACGCCCAGAGGTTCTACGACGGCCTCCTGAAGCGTCTCGCGGCGAACCACGGCACGCCTCTTCGGCCCAACCAGTACATCGAGGTCTACCTGTTCAGCTTCATCGACGAGGACGCCAAGAGCATCGAGCCGGGGAACTTCGAGCGGCACTGGGGGGTCCTCAAGTACGACGGGCAGCCCAAGTACAACATGGATCTCTCAGGGCAGGGACAGGCCAAGACGCTTGTGCCGGCGAAGGACGTGGAGTACCTGCCGAAGAAGTGGTGCGTGTTCGATCCGAACGGTGGCGGCAACGTGAGCACGCTCGGGGACCAGATCACGTTCGCTTGCACTTGGTCGGATTGCACCGCGCTGGGCTATGGATCGACGTGCAATGGGTTGGATGGGAATGGGAACGCCTCCTTCGCCTTCAACATGTACTACCAAGTGCAGAACCACCAGGAGCTGAGCTGCAACTTCCAGGGATTGGCCACGGAGACGACGCAGGATCCCTCGACGGCCGGCTGCAACTTCACCATCCAGATTGCTACTTCTGTCGCCGATGCTCCCATGAAGCCATTGCTTGTGGTATTTATGATGTATGCATACGTTATGGCACTTCTGCTGCTGTAG